The following are encoded in a window of Halosolutus halophilus genomic DNA:
- a CDS encoding DUF5812 family protein, translated as MSEKTGTFVVTHAESESAVVRDVETAQVHTLASNPGFEVHDVLEGTVAPEPPLEVAWQVVEVENRRSIDLIDSDLEPTTQEKSLAAEADVGDLVTEQRAGTGEIHVLSLPEDEVDPAARDVLDDEETIARAAQLGAVRVEVRRSADDGVVSVRYLPD; from the coding sequence ATGAGCGAGAAGACCGGCACGTTCGTCGTCACGCACGCCGAATCGGAGTCGGCCGTCGTCCGCGACGTCGAGACCGCACAGGTTCACACGCTCGCGTCGAACCCCGGCTTCGAAGTCCACGACGTCCTCGAGGGAACCGTCGCGCCGGAGCCGCCGCTCGAGGTCGCTTGGCAGGTGGTCGAGGTCGAGAACAGACGCTCGATCGACCTGATCGACAGCGACCTGGAGCCGACGACGCAGGAGAAGTCCCTCGCGGCCGAGGCCGACGTGGGCGACCTCGTCACGGAACAGCGGGCCGGAACGGGGGAGATTCACGTCCTCAGCCTTCCGGAGGACGAGGTCGATCCCGCCGCCAGGGACGTCCTCGACGACGAGGAGACGATCGCACGCGCGGCACAGCTCGGGGCGGTCCGCGTCGAGGTGCGCCGATCGGCCGACGACGGCGTGGTGAGCGTGCGATACCTCCCGGACTGA